In a single window of the Anaerotruncus rubiinfantis genome:
- a CDS encoding efflux RND transporter periplasmic adaptor subunit encodes MAFKRVIALLLATGAFGMVAAAPMITLRAIPTAACITPTRILYEKHINASGTIEAREIKEVYLETPVIAQAVNVSVGDYVHKDQVIAVIDTSLTKSVLEQSVPASDLLDSLPSAQEASELLGLYSALEASGLASGFGGISGLGELAEVFGSTDTKAGEPKNEYLYIPQVVTAPMSGVVTDLSIKSDVLSRTAKPIVTIADTGSFIAKVSVGESYVSDLRVGDPAVIEGSGFSQKYEGHVSRVYPTARKTAGTTAQETVVDLEIAIDDPDDALKTGFTARAEITTGKQKEMLVVPYEAVLQDTDNVEYVYLVKGSRAVRRDIETGMELLEGVEVREGLTESDVILQNAADGLAGDRIQLKRG; translated from the coding sequence TTGGCTTTTAAGCGTGTGATTGCATTACTGCTTGCGACGGGAGCATTTGGGATGGTGGCCGCCGCGCCTATGATAACGCTGCGGGCCATTCCAACCGCAGCCTGCATCACGCCGACGCGGATTCTATACGAAAAACATATCAATGCCAGCGGCACGATAGAAGCGCGGGAGATAAAGGAGGTCTATCTGGAAACACCGGTGATCGCGCAGGCGGTCAATGTATCGGTAGGGGATTATGTACACAAGGACCAGGTGATCGCGGTTATCGATACCAGCCTCACCAAAAGCGTGTTGGAACAAAGCGTTCCAGCCTCAGATCTGCTCGACAGCCTGCCGTCCGCCCAGGAGGCATCCGAGCTTCTGGGGCTTTATTCCGCGTTGGAAGCATCCGGTCTGGCCTCGGGTTTTGGAGGCATTTCCGGATTGGGGGAGCTCGCAGAGGTATTTGGTTCAACCGATACAAAAGCCGGCGAACCAAAGAACGAGTATCTGTACATCCCGCAGGTGGTAACTGCTCCGATGTCCGGGGTGGTCACCGACCTGTCGATCAAGAGCGACGTGCTTTCTCGCACCGCAAAGCCAATCGTCACGATTGCCGATACCGGCAGTTTCATCGCAAAGGTTTCTGTGGGGGAATCGTACGTTTCCGATTTGCGGGTTGGGGACCCGGCGGTGATTGAGGGGTCCGGATTTTCCCAAAAATATGAGGGTCATGTGAGCCGTGTTTACCCGACTGCCAGAAAGACGGCAGGAACAACAGCTCAGGAAACAGTGGTGGATCTGGAAATTGCCATCGACGATCCGGATGACGCACTCAAAACCGGTTTTACGGCGCGCGCTGAGATCACCACGGGAAAACAGAAAGAGATGCTGGTCGTACCTTATGAGGCGGTGCTCCAGGATACAGACAATGTTGAATATGTTTATCTTGTAAAGGGTTCCAGGGCTGTCCGCAGGGATATTGAAACCGGAATGGAGCTTTTGGAGGGCGTGGAAGTACGTGAGGGACTCACTGAAAGCGACGTGATTCTCCAAAACGCCGCGGATGGTCTGGCGGGTGACCGGATCCAGCTGAAACGGGGGTGA